In the Podospora bellae-mahoneyi strain CBS 112042 chromosome 4, whole genome shotgun sequence genome, one interval contains:
- the MLP1 gene encoding Protein mlp1 (EggNog:ENOG503NWQR; COG:S) has protein sequence MAAAEVDLGYLTANAGIPELDLNTVVTAPTPELVTSILQAVLTKLRDLEQEKFQLEIELEGAIRGSESRCEQFKATSEKALKEVEELRQKLQSEESSRRSIENELQALKSSGSASQSEIDTLRARIASLETSNRETLAIVDSKTTANATLAEELQKQHQKILKLNSEISSLNQSVQSAQTAANSAKYREEALKQELELAKKNNEWYDAELKTKAAESLKFRKEKGARIAELQRMNEDANSTIESLTRSEQQLRKRLDEAQSKAEEALSKVQQLQESNSRAEESFRQELESQKRLVDLKDQQSETHRERLKEVTDRLEQVKDDHAEEMRRVRRELEQAKQDLTQAEQQTQNLQAEIDRLRVSAVESEQSHGEAPQTPRANGSFMVRPGSPFGTPLSVRGKRATDTLEELLKVKAQLTTEQRKNQKLQQDLDDVLGMLEAKAPELEETLAQNEELKADLDKYTELSQQAWETAEAAKKAQRKAEATVASIQAENKIFRAQVRDLGTQVHVLVFNAHAQEKGMDMLTPDEQEQFERMQRGEISENALEDMSDTHRFITERFVVFKNIAELQQKNEELLRITRELANKMEDEEANTKAREEALELENPQELHNTIRQLQEEIQTLLVKSRSYVQERDMFRRMLQQKADSAEIRQALGIAGDGGREVLASIEQPAQTDDNLVQAFRDLQAQYDAYRADQSADRNALKDQIQKLSSEKASLQSEISRVSSQLTLAAERYSILESNFKALQTEKQEIQKRNQSLSESAAKQDLRTQQVAEDLVEARGLVESLRSENANLKAEKALWKTIQERLSGDNESLAQEKTRLNNLLSNQQSLLNERELSESETKRRLQGQIDALDAELTTTKRKLSEETDEGRRLQQRKEYDAQQAQKRIDELLSAISQVKQDNAQLKTSRDHLQARVSELEIEVRNAQERAERLRPLPTPRPGTIHDQGGISAEAQERIDELDNEVQDLKNQLDLVNMQLENAKEEAERYKTHGQSLEDELNTLLETQQEFTAEWEKDANAKVSTITELEQRVEALTLELGASNNELNKLRDSQADVARKSEEKERILNSEIARLKSEEEKYREIAKYHQQDLRTQQEITVKAQQEYEYELVKHAEAAKALQDIRTKFNELKIESGKWKAEAESAKLALRQSEQSWEERKVQLEQEITEIKARKEDAAAQNKLLHQQLDSVTAQIAALQQNRADSAGDVSAGAIADTATEGLRELNNYLRREKEILEVQYDIKLQEAKRLQQQLDYSQSQLDETRLKLDQERRSNSDSSRNSATHKEIMDKLTELNMIRESNVTLRNENQRTQAQLERKTQKIEELEAKIQPLEARISELDFDRNFKEQEIKQLQEARDSLQKRIESILSKYGQSDPQEVEQLKVTIMELETERDALKASGQALQERLKEAEQTLETKSNEWKALREKFAEDFKGRYKAMKTARDEAINDKAVLQETIDGLNARLAGVEQELTTTKQELATVTEKKKELEQKAVAPAPVAAAPVSVFSQPTENGDNSELVAQLNQQLESLKSELEAVKADKAATDAQIQQLQTELATAVSERDQARAAASGGDVTMEDGPSAAPVGSLTDEERKALEEKIAAAEAKAAEFEQKAKELEEQSDAIVRTRSEKMKTALNKKLQESKENLEKQAQEEKAKLEAEYQLKLQQEIAIVKAEQVTSAPPQNGVPSTPVKPAGEQPPATPVVGTPGFDIANISESQVRSFIANNTVVANIVKSNVKKLVEKAKEATEASLKAEYEQKIATAKEQASALTEKKSALRLNMLDRQHKTAQAKIQIVETAAKETPQRPVVEVWEIAKDAKPPAPAPTPTPAPAAPAAAASATAQAAPAATPTEEKPKPPAPQIPKPASTGIPAPGSAIPAPSTGPAFAQKATTTTPAPSNLPVVNPFGQPAPAAQAQPVQPQQQQQQQIPQPAVRTGIPLPRGGAAAGRGGRGGVYQAPGRGGPGGHRGRGGFQGRGGAAAAGNAGHLNPAAGEFNPNPSAGNKRPRNDSEVGSGERGGKRPRGGGNVGGGAGAGGQQQ, from the exons ATGGCCGCGGCCGAGGTGGACTTGGGGTACTTGACGGCCAACGCCGGCATCCCAGAGCTCGACCTCAACACAGTCGTCACCGCGCCGACCCCAGAGCTTGtcacctccatcctccaAGCTGTCCTCACCAAGCTACGCGACTTGGAGCAAGAGAAATTCCAGCTCGAGATTGAACTGGAAGGCGCTATCCGGGGTTCGGAATCGCGCTGCGAGCAATTCAAGGCGACCTCGGAGAAGGCGCtgaaggaggtggaagagctTCGACAGAAGCTGCAGAGTGAAG AATCTTCGAGACGATCAATCGAAAATGAGCTCCAGGCCCTGAAGTCATCCGGATCAGCATCGCAGTCCGAAATTGACACATTGCGCGCTCGTATTGCTTCCCTCGAGACATCGAACCGCGAGACACTGGCCATCGTCGACTCCAAGACAACCGCCAATGCCACCCTTGCTGAAGAGCTCCAGAAGCAGCATCAGAAGATTCTGAAGCTTAACTCGGAGATCTCTTCGCTAAATCAGTCTGTCCAATCGGCTCAGACAGCCGCGAACTCGGCCAAATACCGGGAAGAGGCACTCAAACAGGAGCTTGAACTTGCTAAGAAGAACAACGAGTGGTATGATGCCGAACTCAAGACAAAGGCCGCTGAGAGCCTCAAGTTCCGAAAGGAGAAGGGCGCTCGTATTGCCGAGCTCCAACGAATGAACGAGGATGCGAACTCGACCATCGAATCGCTCACTCGGTCTGAACAACAGCTgcggaagaggttggatgaAGCTCAGTcaaaggcggaggaggctttgAGCAAGGTCCAGCAGCTTCAAGAGTCCAATTCCCGTGCCGAAGAGAGCTTCAGGCAGGAGCTTGAGTCCCAGAAGCGTCTCGTCGACCTCAAGGATCAGCAATCAGAGACTCACCGCGAAAGGCTAAAGGAGGTAACGGATCGTCTGGAGCAGGTCAAGGACGACCATGCCGAGGAGATGCGCCGTGTGCGCCGGGAACTTGAGCAGGCGAAACAAGATCTCACCCAAGCAGAGCAGCAAACACAGAACCTGCAGGCCGAGATCGATCGTTTGCGCGTGTCCGCCGTCGAATCCGAACAGTCTCATGGCGAAGCGCCGCAAACTCCAAGGGCCAATGGTTCTTTTATGGTTCGTCCGGGATCTCCATTCGGCACGCCACTCTCGGTTCGCGGCAAGCGTGCTACGGATACTCTGGAGGAACttctcaaggtcaaggctcAACTCACGACTGAACAGCGCAAGAACCAAAAGCTTCAGCAGGATCTCGACGACGTGCTTGGTATGCTGGAGGCCAAGGCGCCAGAGTTGGAGGAGACCTTGGCTCAAAAtgaggagctcaaggccgATTTGGACAAGTACACCGAACTGTCGCAACAAGCATGGGAAACAgccgaggcggccaagaaggcccagCGTAAAGCTGAGGCTACTGTCGCATCCATCCAAGCAGAGAACAAGATATTCCGTGCTCAGGTCCGTGACCTCGGCACCCAGGTTCACGTCCTTGTCTTCAACGCCCATGCCCAGGAGAAGGGCATGGATATGTTGACTCCGGACGAACAAGAACAGTTTGAACGGATGCAGCGTGGAGAGATCAGCGAGAACGCACTTGAGGATATGTCCGACACTCACCGCTTTATCACAGAAAGGTTTGTGGTCTTCAAGAACATTGCTGAGCTCCAGCAAAAGAACGAGGAGCTTCTCAGAATTACTCGCGAGCTCGCCAacaagatggaggatgaggaagcaAATACCAAGGCACGGGAAGAGGCCTTGGAGCTGGAGAACCCGCAGGAACTGCACAATACCATTCGCCAACTTCAAGAAGAGATCCAGACGCTTTTGGTCAAGTCCAGGAGCTACGTTCAAGAACGTGACATGTTCCGTCGGATGCTGCAGCAAAAGGCCGACTCTGCTGAAATCAGACAAGCCCTTGGTATCGCCGGGGACGGTGGGCGTGAGGTGCTTGCTAGCATCGAGCAACCTGCTCAAACCGACGACAATCTTGTGCAGGCCTTTAGGGATCTGCAAGCTCAGTATGACGCATACCGGGCCGACCAGTCTGCTGACAGAAACGCCCTCAAAGATCAGATCCAGAAGCTCTCCTCCGAGAAGGCCTCTCTTCAGAGCGAGATTTCACGCGTCTCCAGCCAGCTTACTCTTGCTGCCGAACGCTATAGCATTCTTGAGTCTAACTTCAAGGCCCTTCAAACCGAGAAGCAGGAGATCCAGAAGAGGAATCAGTCTTTGTCGGAGTCTGCTGCCAAGCAAGACTTGCGGACGCAGCAGGTGGCTGAGGATCTCGTTGAGGCTCGCGGGCTTGTCGAAAGCTTGCGGAGCGAGAACGCCAATCTGAAGGCTGAAAAGGCATTGTGGAAGACAATTCAGGAAAGGCTTAGCGGCGACAACGAAAGTCTTGCGCAGGAGAAGACCAGACTTAACAATCTTTTGTCAAACCAGCAATCGCTGCTTAATGAACGGGAACTTAGCGAGTCGGAAACCAAGCGCAGACTTCAGGGTCAAATCGATGCCTTGGATGCCGAACTTACCACAACCAAGCGAAAGCTTTCAGAAGAGACAGATGAAGGACGCAGGCTTCAACAGCGGAAGGAATACGACGCCCAACAAGCCCAGAAGCGCATCGACGAACTCTTAAGCGCCATTTCACAAGTCAAGCAGGACAATGCCCAACTCAAGACAAGTCGCGACCATCTTCAGGCTCGTGTGAGCGAGCTGGAGATTGAGGTCAGGAACGCCCAAGAGCGTGCCGAGAGGCTTCGTCCTCTGCCGACTCCCAGACCAGGGACGATACACGACCAGGGCGGTATCAGTGCCGAGGCTCAGGAGCGCATTGATGAGCTGGACAACGAGGTTCAGGATCTCAAGAACCAGTTGGATTTGGTCAATATGCAGTTGGAGAatgccaaggaggaggccgagcgATACAAGACACATGGCCAATCCCTTGAGGACGAACTGAACACTCTGCTCGAGACTCAACAGGAATTCACGGCGGAGTGGGAGAAGGACGCGAATGCTAAGGTGAGCACAATCACCGAGTTGGAGCAACGCGTGGAGGCTCTCACGTTGGAGCTCGGTGCTTCGAATAACGAGCTTAACAAGCTTCGCGATTCGCAAGCCGATGTCGCGCGGAAatcggaggagaaggagcgcaTTCTCAACAGTGAGATTGCCCGGCtcaagagcgaggaggagaaataCAGGGAAATCGCCAAGTATCATCAACAGGATCTGCGCACTCAACAGGAGATCACCGTCAAGGCTCAACAAGAGTATGAGTACGAGTTGGTCAAGCACGCTGAGGCCGCCAAGGCCCTGCAAGATATTCGGACAAAGTTCAACGAGCTCAAGATCGAGTCTGGCAAGTGGAAGGCTGAAGCTGAGTCGGCTAAACTGGCCCTGCGCCAGAGCGAACAATCCTGGGAGGAACGCAAGGTACAGCTTGAGCAGGAGATCACTGAGATCAAGGCTAGAAAAGAAGACGCCGCGGCGCAGAACAAGCTTTTACACCAGCAACTCGACAGTGTCACTGCCCAGATTGCCGCCCTTCAGCAGAACCGCGCGGACAGTGCTGGTGATGTCTCCGCTGGCGCGATCGCTGACACCGCTACCGAAGGCCTCAGAGAGCTCAACAACTACCTGCGCCGCGAAAAGGAGATTCTGGAAGTGCAGTACGACATTAAGCTGCAGGAGGCCAAACGTTTACAGCAACAGCTGGATTACTCCCAATCGCAACTCGATGAGACACGTCTCAAGCTTGACCAGGAGCGTAGATCCAACTCGGATAGCTCACGCAACTCGGCTACGCACAAGGAGATTATGGATAAACTCACTGAGCTCAACATGATCCGCGAAAGCAATGTCACACTGCGCAACGAGAACCAACGTACCCAGGCTCAGCTTGAACGCAAGACACAAaagattgaggagctggaggccaAGATCCAGCCTCTTGAGGCTCGCATCTCGGAGCTTGACTTTGACCGCAACTTCAAGGAGCAAGAGATCAAGCAGCTCCAGGAAGCCCGGGATAGCCTGCAGAAGAGAATTGAGTCTATTCTCAGCAAGTATGGCCAGTCTGATCCCCAGGAGGTTGAGCAGCTCAAGGTCACGATCATGGAGCTTGAGACGGAGCGTGACGCTCTCAAGGCTTCGGGGCAGGCTTTGCAGGAGAGgctcaaggaggccgagcaaACGTTGGAAACCAAGTCGAACGAGTGGAAGGCCCTCAGAGAGAAGTTTGCAGAGGACTTCAAGGGACGCTATAAGGCCATGAAGACGGCGCGCGATGAGGCTATTAACGACAAGGCTGTGCTGCAGGAGACGATTGACGGCCTCAACGCACGCTTGGCGGGCGTCGAGCAGGAGCTTACTACGACGAAACAAGAGTTGGCCACCGTgacagagaagaagaaggaactTGAGCAAAAGGCTGTGGCTCCAGCACCAGTGGCTGCTGCCCCGGTTTCAGTATTCTCGCAGCCAACCGAAAACGGCGACAATTCCGAACTGGTTGCACAACTCAATCAGCAGCTCGAGAGCCTCAAGTCAGAACTGGAGGCTGTCAAGGCCGACAAGGCTGCCACCGATGCTCAAATTCAACAACTGCAGACGGAGCTCGCGACTGCTGTATCTGAGCGCGATCAAGCTAGGGCTGCTGcctctggtggtgatgtcacAATGGAAGACGGCCCTTCTGCGGCCCCTGTTGGCAGCCTCACTGATGAGGAGCGCAAGgctttggaggagaagattgctgccgccgaggccaaggctgctgaaTTCGAgcagaaggccaaggagttggaggagcaaTCCGACGCCATCGTTCGCACCCGGTCCGAAAAGATGAAGACAGCCCTTAACAAGAAACTGCAGGAGTCCAAGGAGAACCTGGAAAAGCAGGCTCAGGAGGAGAAAGCCAAACTGGAGGCCGAGTACCAATTGAAGTTGCAGCAGGAGATTGCTATTGTCAAGGCTGAACAGGTTACCTCGGCACCACCCCAAAACGGCGTTCCGTCTACACCGGTCAAGCCGGCTGGTGAgcagccaccagcaacaccagtcGTTGGTACTCCTGGCTTCGACATTGCGAACATTAGTGAGAGCCAAGTCCGCAGCTTTATTGCTAACAATACTGTTGTGGCCAACATTGTCAAGTCCAATGTGAAGAAATTGGTGgagaaggcaaaggaggCTACTGAGGCTTCGCTCAAGGCTGAATATGAGCAAAAGATTGCCACCGCCAAGGAACAGGCGTCTGCGCTGACCGAGAAGAAATCAGCTCTGCGTCTTAACATGCTCGACAGGCAACACAAGACTGCGCAGGCCAAGATTCAGATTGTTGAGACGGCTGCGAAGGAGACACCTCAGCGTCCTGTTGTGGAAGTCTGGGAGATTGCGAAGGACGCGAAGCCTCCGGCGCCAGCTCCTACGCCTACTCCGGCCCCTGCGGCTCCGGCTGCGGCTGCATCTGCGACGGCGCAAGCTGCTCCTGCAG CCACCCCAACGGAGGAGAAACCTAAACCTCCGGCTCCTCAGATTCCCAAGCCAGCATCCACAGGCATCCCAGCACCTGGCTCAGCAATCCCAGCTCCATCGACAGGTCCCGCCTTTGCCCAAAAAGCAACTACCACCACTCCAGCGCCGAGCAATTTGCCTGTGGTCAACCCCTTCGGTCAGCCAGCTCCAGCTGCGCAAGCCCAGCctgttcaacctcaacagcaacaacaacaacagatcCCACAGCCAGCAGTTAGAACTGGTATCCCATTACCCAGAGGTGGCGCTGCCGCTGGCCgcggaggaaggggaggtgtTTACCAGGCTCCGGGACGTGGTGGACCAGGTGGTCATCGCGGAAGGGGTGGGTTTCAGGGTAGGGGAGGCGCAGCGGCTGCTGGCAATGCTGGCCACTTGAACCCTGCTGCGGGAGAGTTCAACCCGAACCCATCGGCTGGTAACAAGAGGCCGAGGAATGATAGCGAGGTTGGGAGTGGGGAgcggggggggaagaggcctaggggaggggggaatgttggtggtggtgctggcgctggtggccAGCAACAATAG
- a CDS encoding hypothetical protein (EggNog:ENOG503P3ZR), whose translation MASMFQLNPHTYTHYQQAPMAPARQFSHGTSSAFSPSANPDEDWTKISDLAERRRIQNRIAQRNYRKKLKKRMEELERKAGVSDESPSPGSEKTSPTPKPAKRAPATKARKQSPPATGRQVVAPHFTTPSYGQHDQYLFSHSYEDDRDRSTSPVGPYYQTGYPAPPSDEMFTPYNFHQMPQDPVVTLAEYSNTISLPSMQALDSYNNGFFPGMPMHGGHPPPFEHLTPNTPPLSHSLEHSAACSDSGSYTEYPKTPLSMPGSPGYGPQQ comes from the exons ATGGCCAGCATGTTCCAGCTCAACCCGCACACATATACCCATTACCAGCAGGCCCCAATGGCGCCCGCAAGACAATTCTCGCACGGCACCAGCAGCGCCTTCAGCCCCTCAGCCAACCCCGACGAGGACTGGACCAAGATCTCAGACCTTgccgagaggaggaggatacaGAACCGCATTGCCCAACGCAACTATC gcaagaagttgaagaagcGCATGGAAGAGCTGGAGCGCAAGGCCGGAGTATCAGACGaatccccctctcccggCAGTGAGAAGACAAGCCCAACACCCAAGCCTGCGAAGCGCGCCCCAGCGACCAAGGCACGGAAGCAATCGCCACCTGCCACCGGCAGACAGGTTGTCGCTCCTCACTTCACAACTCCATCCTATGGACAGCACGATCAGTACCTCTTCAGCCACAGCTACGAGGATGACAGAGATCGATCCACCAGCCCAGTGGGCCCCTACTACCAGACTGGCTACCCTGCTCCTCCCAGCGACGAGATGTTCACTCCCTACAACTTCCACCAAATGCCCCAAGATCCAGTCGTAACACTCGCCGAGTACTCAAACACCATTTCTCTGCCATCCATGCAAGCCTTGGATAGCTACAACAACGGCTTCTTCCCAGGGATGCCCATGCACGGaggccaccctcctcccttcgAGCATCTGACCCCGAAT ACTCCGCCTCTGTCACACTCTCTCGAACACTCGGCGGCCTGCTCGGACTCTGGTAGCTACACCGAGTACCCGAAGACGCCGCTGTCCATGCCTGGCTCGCCTGGTTATGGTCCACAGCAATAA